DNA sequence from the Deltaproteobacteria bacterium genome:
CGAAGAGCCAGATTCCCAAAATCGCCGTGCCCGCCGCGCCGATTCCCACCCAAACCGCATAGGCGGTCCCGATCGGGATGCTTTTCAGCGCCTGCGCGAGCAGCACGAAGCTGCCGATCATCATCAGCACGGTGATGACGCTGGGCCAGAACTTGGAGAACCCGTCGGTGTACTTCAGGCCGACGGCCCAACCCGTTTCCAGCAATCCCGCGAACGCAAGCCAGATCCAAGCCACGTCGTCGTCCTTTCCGTTCCGGTCGATACGATCGCCGGTCTTCGGCGCGAAAACCATGACCTCGCGCCTTTACCGAAAAATTCGTTTGTGTCATAGAGGCGGCCCTCTCGGCGGTTCCATTTCCGACCGTCGGCCCGGATCGACATGGCCAAACTGACGAAAGCCGAAATCCGCGACGCCGTCGTGACGTCGCACCCGAAAAAGGCCGCGCGGATCATTCGCCGGCGGCCCGCGAAAGAGGCGTGGTCGCTCATCTTCGACCACCCCGAGCCGGCCCGCGTGGTGCGCCATCTGCCGGTCGAGGACACCTACCTGCTCATCAAACAGGCGGGCGAAGAGGACGCGCTCGATCTGTTGGAGCTGTGCACGGGCGAGCAGATCCAGGGTGTCTTCGATTTCGAGTGCTGGGACAAGGACGATTTGCGCGACAAGTCCGCCCGGCACTGGTTCACGGTGCTCATGGGCCTTTCCGACGACGCCTTCATCGCGCGGCTTCGCGAACTCGATTTCACATTGCTCGTGCTTTTCGCCAAGCGGCACATGCGCATTGAGCGATTCGAAGAAATGTACGACGGCAACCTGCCGGCCGACCCCCGCCTGTACATGCCGCCCGACCGGCGGCACCTGATCGAGTACCTCGGCAAACCCGCGACCGTCACTTTCGTCCACGAGTTCACGCAGCGCGTGTTTCGGATCGATCAGGAGTTTTTCTACAAGCTCGTCGAGGCGGTGTACTGGGAGGCGTCGGTCGACCTGGAAGAGTGGGCTTATCAGGATCGCACCGGCCGGATGGCCGATCGCGGATTTCCCGAATACTTTGACGCCATCGAGATCTTCGCGCCGGTGAATCCGGATCGCTTTGTTCCGGGCGAGAAGGCGGCAGCCGCCGGCCTCGCCGAGGACGAATCGGCCCTGGCGAGCCGCGACCGTTATCTGCAATGCTACGAACACCGAACTTCGTTTCTCCATCGCGTCCTGGTGAAGAACTTCGCGGGGCGCGACGAGGCAATCGTCGAGATCGCCGGCATCGTGAATATGGCGACCGTGGCGTATCGGGTCTCCTTCGCCGACGTCGAGGCCATGCGCACGATCGTGACCTCGACGGACAGCTACCTCAATATCGGGCTCGAGTTTCTCGCAAACGACGACGAAGCCCGCGCCGTCGCCGTGCTCGCGAAGCGCCGCCTGCTCGACGTGTACAAGGTCGGGCGCAGCCTCGTGCATCGGTTGGGCGTGCGCGCGAAGTCGCTCGTCGCGCGCGCCGCGGCCGACGGAAAGAGCGAGAAATTCCTCATGCTCGACTCGCCGCACCGCGAGTTCGTCGAGGCGCTGCTCGGGCGCGACCCGCGGCGGTTGGACCCGGCGGGCACCTCCGCGGGCTCGGGCGACGAGGGGGATTTCGAGTCCTGGCGCGAGGTCGAAGCCGTGTCCTTACGGCTCGATGCCTGTGAGCGGTTTGTCGGGCTGCTGGCCGACGCCTGCGGACTCACTCCCGAAGCGGTCGAGCGTATCCCGATGCTGGGTCTCAATCACGACAACGCGCTGGGTCTCACCTACCGCACACTCTTTTCCACCGCGTACGCCAACGACGTGCTGGGGCGGCCTTTCGCACCCAAACCCCTGCGCGTGGAAGATCTCCCGCGCGTGTTCGAACGATTCAATCTGGCGGGCGACGGCGCGCTGGCGCCGACCCCCCGCGAGGAGTTTTTGCGCTGGCTCGCGTCGCGCAACGCCGAGGATCTGTGGCCGCTCTTCGACGAAATCTTCCGCGCCCTCGCGGGCGAACTCGTGATCGTCACGAAGATGCGCCGGCCCGACGTGCGTTATCTGTCGACCCTGCTCATGGAACTGCCCTGGTGAGCCGCGCGGCCCGGGCGCTCTTTTTGGAGGATGCCGTGACGAAGTTTCGCATCGAACGCGATTCGATCGGCGAGCGCCCGATTCCCGCGGATGCCTACTGGGGCATCAACGTCGCGCGGGCCATCGAAAACTTTCCGATCAGCGAGCGCCGAATCCATCCGCGAGTCGTTGTCGCATACGCACGCATCAAAAAAGTCGCCGCACGCGTGAATGCGGACGCCGGGCGACTGCCCGCGAAGCACGCCCGGGCCATCGTGCGCGCGGCCGACGAGGTCATCGGCGGCGCATTGCGCGATCAGTTCATCGTCGATGTCTTTCAGGCCGGCGCGGGCACCAGCACGAATATGAACGTGAACGAGGTGTTGGCGAATCGCGCCCTCGAGTTGATCGGTCGCGCCAAAGGGGAGTACGACGTCATCAGCCCCAACGACCACGTCAACATGGGGCAATCGACCAACGACACCTATCCCACCGCCATGCGTCTCGCGGTTCTCGACGCCCTCGACGGATTTTTCGACGAGGCCGATCGCCTCGCGAAGACGTTCGCCGCCAAGGGGCGCGAATTCGCCCGCGTGGTGAAGAGTGGGCGCACGCATCTGCAGGACGCGGTGCCGGTCACGCTCGGCGGGGAATTCGCCGCATATGCCGAGGCGCTCGCGTCGTCGCTGCGGCACGTGCGACGCACCTCCGCCGATCTGCTCGAACTGGGCATCGGCGGCTCCGCCGCGGGGACCGGCATCACCACGCATCCCGGATACGCGCGCGAAATGGCGGCGGGGCTCGCGAAGGAAACGAGCAAGCCGTTCCGACGCGCGAAAAACCTCCAGCACGCGATGCAGTCGCAAGCACCCATCGGCCGCGTATCGGGCGCGGTGCGCGACTTCGCCATCGAGCTTGGCCGCATCGCGAACGACCTGCGCCTGCTGTCCTCCGGTCCGACGACCGGCCTTGCCGAGATCCTTCTGCCGTCGCTGCAGGCGGGCAGTTCGATCATGCCCGGCAAGGTGAATCCGTCGATGCTCGAAATGGTCAACATGGTGTGCCAGCACGCGATCGGCAACGACACGACCGTGGCCTGGGCGGTGGGGGCGGGCCAGCTCGAGCTGAACGTCATGATGCCGGTGATGATCGAGAATCTGCTCGAATCGATCGAGATTCTCGCGTCGGCAATGCGGCAAATGCGCGTGTTGTGCGTGGACGGTATCGCGGCGGACGCGAAGCGCTGCGAGGACTACGCCTACCGCTCGCTAGGGCTCTCGACGGCGCTCAACCCGCACATCGGCTACCTGAGCGCCGCCAAGGTGACCAAGCAGGCGCTCGCCCAGGGCAAGACTGTCGTACAGGTCGTGCGCGAACTCGGCCTGCTCTCCGACGCGGATCTCGCGCGCGTACTCGATCCCGTCGCCATGACGCGGCCCGATCCGGCACTCGCGCCGAAGCGCCGAAAGCGCTGAGTGGGCCCTATGGAAGGGCATTGACGCGCGCGGCGATTGCGTGTCAGGGAAGAATTCCGCGCGCCGATTTTCCGCGCGGATGGATGGCGATCAACATGCAGATTCGACCGTGGCTGCTATTTGTGGCGATTGGTGTCGCGAGCCTCATCGGCTGTTCCGAAGACGACAAAATCACCGTGATCGACAACGCGCAAATCGCGGGCGAGTCGGGCGACGACGACGACGATTCGAAGTGCTCCGACGGCGAACGGATGTGCGACGATCTCGATTACCCATGGGAATGCGCGAACGGCGAGTGGGCCGCGCTTCCCGCATGTCCCGAACCGACGTATTGCAACGCGGGGGAATGCGTCGAGACGTTTATCGAGTTTCCGAAGGACGAGTCGCCGCATCGCGACATGATCGAGTGGTGGTATTGGACGGGCCATGTCGACAGCGAGGACGGCGAGCGTTTCGGTTTTGAGGTCACGTTCTTTTACGGCGCGGCGCTGTTCGGCATCCCGGCGTGGATGATCAACGTGGCGGTGCTCGACGTCGAGAGCGGCGAGCACGCCGAGGCCGTGTGGCTCGACCTGCACGACGCCAACGAAAACCCCGAGGAGCTAAACCTTTGGAGTCGCGACGCGGCGGTCGTGCGCGGACCGGACGGCGTGTTTCACCTCTCGGCGAACACCGGTACGCACACCCTCGAGTTGTCGCTCGCGGATACGCAGGGTCCCACGTATCACGGGTCGAACGGCAGCATTCGTATGAGCTCGCGCACGGCGGATTCGTTCTACTACTCGCGCATGCGGCTCGCGGCCGAAGGCCGGATGGATCGCGGCGACGGCTCGATTCCCGTCTCGGGCGAGGCGTGGATGGACCACCAGTGGGGCAATTTCGTTCCGTTCGTCCTGATCGGCTGGGACTGGTTCTCGGTGCAGCTCGACGACGGGACCGAGCTGATGTTCTTCGTCTTCCGCGGCGACGAGCACGATGCGTCCGTGGTGGACATGGCGTCGGGAACGTTCGTCGATGCGAATACCGATCAGTGGCCGCTGCTCGAAAGCGATGTGATCGTCGAGCCTCTCGACGAGTGGACGAGCCCGACCACCGGCTCGACCTATCCGCAGGATTGGCGGCTGCGCGTGCCGAAGCTCGACCTCGACTTGACCCTCACGTCGGTCATGGATGACGCGGAGATGGTCAACCCGATGTGGAATTACTGGGAGG
Encoded proteins:
- a CDS encoding aspartate ammonia-lyase codes for the protein MTKFRIERDSIGERPIPADAYWGINVARAIENFPISERRIHPRVVVAYARIKKVAARVNADAGRLPAKHARAIVRAADEVIGGALRDQFIVDVFQAGAGTSTNMNVNEVLANRALELIGRAKGEYDVISPNDHVNMGQSTNDTYPTAMRLAVLDALDGFFDEADRLAKTFAAKGREFARVVKSGRTHLQDAVPVTLGGEFAAYAEALASSLRHVRRTSADLLELGIGGSAAGTGITTHPGYAREMAAGLAKETSKPFRRAKNLQHAMQSQAPIGRVSGAVRDFAIELGRIANDLRLLSSGPTTGLAEILLPSLQAGSSIMPGKVNPSMLEMVNMVCQHAIGNDTTVAWAVGAGQLELNVMMPVMIENLLESIEILASAMRQMRVLCVDGIAADAKRCEDYAYRSLGLSTALNPHIGYLSAAKVTKQALAQGKTVVQVVRELGLLSDADLARVLDPVAMTRPDPALAPKRRKR
- a CDS encoding multidrug efflux SMR transporter, with translation MAWIWLAFAGLLETGWAVGLKYTDGFSKFWPSVITVLMMIGSFVLLAQALKSIPIGTAYAVWVGIGAAGTAILGIWLFDDPATPARLGFIGLLVVAIAGLKIVG